Proteins from a single region of Vulgatibacter sp.:
- a CDS encoding Fic/DOC family N-terminal domain-containing protein, translated as MTRETGILVPTATAGEAVRAFVPSPLPPNPPLSLTGSDQDLLERANRALGRLDGLSILLPDTSLFIYFYVRKEAVLSSQIEGTQSSLSDLLLYESDELRGVPLSDVQEVSNYLFSMAAGDWAAC; from the coding sequence ATGACTCGGGAAACGGGCATTCTCGTTCCGACGGCGACGGCCGGCGAGGCTGTACGGGCGTTCGTCCCCAGCCCGCTTCCCCCCAATCCGCCCCTTTCGCTAACAGGCAGCGATCAGGATCTCCTCGAGCGTGCGAATCGAGCGCTCGGCCGGTTGGACGGATTGTCGATCTTGCTGCCCGATACCTCGCTCTTCATCTACTTCTACGTACGAAAGGAAGCGGTCCTGTCCTCCCAGATCGAGGGCACCCAATCTTCTCTCTCGGATCTCCTTCTTTACGAAAGCGACGAGCTCCGCGGCGTCCCGCTCAGCGACGTTCAGGAAGTATCGAACTACCTTTTCTCGATGGCAGCGGGCGACTGGGCCGCCTGCTGA